The genomic region TCTCTCTCTGCCTCTTCCCAAGCTTCTGGCGTTGCCTCCTTCTCCCAGACAGTTAGACCTCTCTCCTCTCTTGTTGCTCCAGGAAGTAGGTTATCAAGCACTATAGCAAAGAGTGCTGAAACCGCCATTCCTGTTGTAAGAATGGTCTGAACAATGTTTGCCAATACGCCACCCTTTATTGGATTTGCATTAAAGTATGCAGGGAATGATAGTCCAGAGAATAGGGATATACCAAGAATAAATAGGTTTCTTGAATTATTAAGGTTTACAAATTGAAGGTTTGAAAGTCCTACTGCAGCAATTAAACCAAACAGTCCAACATACATAGCACCTACTACTGGATCTGGAAGTGTTGCAAGAACAGCACCAACCTTAGCAATAAATGGAATTATAATCATCAAGGTTGCACCTGCTCTGATTGCTCTACGAGATGCAACCCTTGTAATTCCTATTGCTCCAATATTTTCAGAGTAAGAGGTTGTTCCGTTTCCACTCTGGAGAATTCCGGCGATGAGACAACCAACTCCCTCTGCACCAAGACCATAAGATATCATCTTTTCAGTTGGAACTGGTGCCTCAGATATTCTTGCGCAGGAGTAGTAATCACCAATGGACTCAACCATGGATGCAATGTAACCTGCAAGCATTCCTATGGTAGCGGAAAGGGTAAGAGATGAAAGTTCAGGAAATCCCCACTTGAATGGAATAATTGGTCTAACCCAGAACCAAGGTGAGGTCTTAATCAGCTGAAGTCCCCTGGTTAAGTTTGCTGCGTTATCCGGTGGAATCCAACCAGCAAGTGTTCCAATAAGTGCTGCAATCCATCCTGTTGCAACAGCAAGGATAACTGGGAATAAGAGGAAAACTCTTGAATATCTTGAGAAAACTTGAGAGTACAAAATAAGTGCAACAAGAGTAATAATTGAAATTGTCCAATTGGATGCCATTTTTGGTGCACCAACTCCATAGAGTGAAAGACCTATCATTGTAATCGTCGGAGCAATTGAAAGAGGTCCAATTAACCTTTTTATGTAACCCATCAATCCACTATAACCAAGAATAATTTCAAAGAATGAACCAAACATGATTGCAGCAGCAACCTGCTGAATCATAATCTGCCAATTTCCGCCTTGAGCTGAAACCATACCAATGGTAGCAAAGGTTGGTCCAAGGAATGAGAAGCTACCACCCTGAACAATTGGGAGTTTGTTTCCAATTAACTGCTGAATCCATGTTGCTATTCCACTTGCAAGGAATACTGTAGCAATTAAAAGAGCGAGTTCTTGAGGTGGAAATCCCATTGCACCACCAACTAAAAGAGGAATACTTACGGTAGCACCGAACATGGTTAGATAATGCTGAAAACCGAGAGCAAATGCTAATGGCCATCTTGGCTTACTTCCGATTGGGTAAAGTACCCAACCTGTTACACGCCAATCAGTAGTTTGAGTCTGCTCATTTGCCATTTTTACTTCCCTCCTTCAAAGAATTGTTTTTAAAAACAAAAATTAAATAAAATTTTACCGTCCTCTCTCAACCTCCTTTCATGAAATTATCTTTGTAAAAAAATTTTATAAAAATAAATATAATTTGTCAAGTATTTGTTGGCTATCCTTTAATGGCTCCTGCGGTAAGTCCTTGAACAATATATCTTTGGAATATTAAAGTAAGTATGACGAGGGGAATAGAGGCTATTGCAGAGGTAGCCATAATCTGGCCCCATGGAATCTCTCCATGAAGTCCCTCAAAAAGAGCAATACCTACTGGAATGGTGCGTGCATGATAATCACTGGTTAAAAGAAGGGCAAACATGAATTCATTAAAAGCGGAGATAAAGACAAGAAGAGAAGTGGAAAAAACACCTGGAGCAGCT from Caldisericia bacterium harbors:
- a CDS encoding purine/pyrimidine permease, which codes for MANEQTQTTDWRVTGWVLYPIGSKPRWPLAFALGFQHYLTMFGATVSIPLLVGGAMGFPPQELALLIATVFLASGIATWIQQLIGNKLPIVQGGSFSFLGPTFATIGMVSAQGGNWQIMIQQVAAAIMFGSFFEIILGYSGLMGYIKRLIGPLSIAPTITMIGLSLYGVGAPKMASNWTISIITLVALILYSQVFSRYSRVFLLFPVILAVATGWIAALIGTLAGWIPPDNAANLTRGLQLIKTSPWFWVRPIIPFKWGFPELSSLTLSATIGMLAGYIASMVESIGDYYSCARISEAPVPTEKMISYGLGAEGVGCLIAGILQSGNGTTSYSENIGAIGITRVASRRAIRAGATLMIIIPFIAKVGAVLATLPDPVVGAMYVGLFGLIAAVGLSNLQFVNLNNSRNLFILGISLFSGLSFPAYFNANPIKGGVLANIVQTILTTGMAVSALFAIVLDNLLPGATREERGLTVWEKEATPEAWEEAEREWAQMKEGEEAKLKGFERVQK